GTTCAGGTCTGTCTTGAACAGCGTCCCGAGAGCGCGGGCGAAGTGTTTGACCTGAGCAGGATTAACGACGGCGACAGGCAGCCCGGCAAGTTCAAGCGTGGCAGCAAGCAGGTTGTGGTAGCGCCCCGTGGCTTCCATCACGATGCGTGTAACGGTACGGGATGAAAGGGCGTCGAGGAGTAGCTGATGGCCCTGAGGGGTATTATCCAGATGAAGAAAAATCCCGTCAGGACTGATAAATACATCAAAGGTCTCTTTGGCGATATCGATGCCAACGTTGGTATGTTCAGTCATGTTCGAGTCTCCCGGCCTTGTAATATACGGGCTGGCACAGGCCGCCCAGG
The Oceanidesulfovibrio indonesiensis DNA segment above includes these coding regions:
- a CDS encoding IS110 family transposase — its product is MTEHTNVGIDIAKETFDVFISPDGIFLHLDNTPQGHQLLLDALSSRTVTRIVMEATGRYHNLLAATLELAGLPVAVVNPAQVKHFARALGTLFKTDLN